A window of Pirellulales bacterium genomic DNA:
CGGTTTCCGTCCAGTCAATGCCTGATTTCTAAAATTATTTTTCGCCCGCGGATGGCTTGCGCCGGTGGCTGCAAACTCTTAAAATTGCCGGCGGCGATGCGCGCTGGCTGACTTTGCAGGCTGGCACGGTTCTGCACTTTTCGGCGGGAGACACAATCGATGAAAGGTTCTTGTGCGCTGGTCACGGGGGCATCGGCGGGGTTCGGCTGGGCCATTGCTGAGCAGTTGGCGGCCCGGGGGGCGAATTTACTAATTACCGGCCGGCGTGAAGAGCGGCTGCAAGCGCTGAAGGAAAAAATCGTCGCTGAACACCAAGTCCTGGTGGAACCGCTGGTGTTCGATGTGCGCTCTTTAACCCAGTGCGAGGCGGCGCTGAAGCAAAAAGCCTCGCTCGTGGCCAATGTTTCGATCCTGATTAACAACGCCGGGCTGGCCAAAGGGGTCGATCAGATTCAATCGGGCGACATCAAACATTGGGATCAAATGATCGACACCAACATCAAGGGCCTCCTGCACATGACCCGGCTGGTATTGCCCTACATGATTCAGCGGAATGCCGGGCACATTGTAAACTTGGGTTCGATTGCCGGACACTGGGTGGCGCCCGGCGGGGCGGTGTATTGCGCCACCAAGTTTGCCGTGCGGGCCATTACCGACGGCATGCGAATCGATTTGGCCGGCAAAAACATCCGCGTGACGAACATCGAGCCGGGCATTGCTGAAACCGAGTTTGCCCACGTTCGCATGGAGGACGACAGCAAAGCCGACGCGGTTTATAAAGGCATTACGCCGCTTACGGCCCACGACATTGCCGAAGCCGTGATCTGGTGCCTGGAGCGCCCGCCGCATGTCAACGTGCATGAACTGTTAATTACGCCGCTGGCGCAAGTGGGCGTGGGCCCGGCGTATGTGCATCGGCAGTGAGAGGCGCGTGCGATTGGAATCGCGCCGAATTAAGAATCGCGGTGTTCGTTTTAGAGCCGCGCGCGTAAGCAAGCGGGGGCACCGCTTACTAACGTGCGCGGCTCTAGTAAGGCTCTAGTAAGTGGCGATTGCGAGTTACTTCGCTTTATCGC
This region includes:
- a CDS encoding SDR family NAD(P)-dependent oxidoreductase, with amino-acid sequence MKGSCALVTGASAGFGWAIAEQLAARGANLLITGRREERLQALKEKIVAEHQVLVEPLVFDVRSLTQCEAALKQKASLVANVSILINNAGLAKGVDQIQSGDIKHWDQMIDTNIKGLLHMTRLVLPYMIQRNAGHIVNLGSIAGHWVAPGGAVYCATKFAVRAITDGMRIDLAGKNIRVTNIEPGIAETEFAHVRMEDDSKADAVYKGITPLTAHDIAEAVIWCLERPPHVNVHELLITPLAQVGVGPAYVHRQ